From one Brevibacterium sp. 'Marine' genomic stretch:
- a CDS encoding alpha/beta hydrolase produces the protein MHFTSEQHFDGDFVERQFRLGDIPGILWTPSSASETEPVPIILMGQPGGIGMERMYPRLMARARSAAALGFASACLEMPGSGERPRLPGMDQARNRLRSAILAGESPAADVIDALILPLVEQAVPEWQSLLDELLRLPGLADSVGFSGGVIAIAVRLAAIDSRVAAAGLFAGSFIPQSTMEEARRVSIPLHVLLQWDDEGNDRAAALELFDAFASKEKTLYANLGGHTGVPDFAGEDAARFFTRHLERRVECP, from the coding sequence ATGCATTTCACCTCCGAACAGCACTTCGACGGGGATTTCGTCGAACGTCAATTCCGCCTCGGCGATATTCCGGGCATTCTTTGGACTCCGTCCTCCGCATCTGAAACCGAGCCGGTTCCGATCATTCTCATGGGTCAGCCCGGCGGCATCGGCATGGAGCGGATGTACCCGCGACTGATGGCACGCGCCCGCAGCGCCGCGGCACTCGGGTTCGCATCCGCTTGCCTCGAGATGCCCGGTTCGGGTGAGCGTCCACGCCTCCCCGGCATGGATCAGGCACGCAATCGGCTGCGTTCTGCCATTCTCGCCGGCGAATCACCCGCCGCTGATGTCATCGACGCGCTCATCCTGCCGCTCGTCGAGCAGGCAGTTCCCGAATGGCAGTCGCTGCTCGATGAACTCCTGCGCCTTCCCGGCCTTGCCGACAGTGTCGGCTTCTCCGGCGGAGTGATTGCGATCGCCGTCCGGCTGGCTGCGATCGATTCCAGGGTCGCGGCAGCCGGGCTCTTCGCCGGCAGCTTCATTCCGCAGTCGACTATGGAAGAAGCCCGGCGCGTGAGCATTCCGCTGCACGTCCTTCTGCAGTGGGATGACGAAGGCAATGACCGTGCGGCCGCTCTCGAACTCTTCGACGCCTTCGCTTCCAAGGAGAAGACGCTCTATGCCAATTTGGGCGGGCACACAGGAGTTCCGGATTTCGCCGGCGAGGATGCGGCACGGTTCTTCACGCGGCACTTGGAGAGGAGAGTAGAGTGCCCCTGA
- a CDS encoding LCP family protein, which translates to MTDNTTFDDLFDHQNEEQQRPRKKKRVWRKVLVALLIIVILGVLGIGLYVWSVGRSFDKNANQLNDEQVFGKDSAGGKEGDGTNILLLGSDEPMDNVDVNDSRGLRSDTIMVMHLPESGGNVQIMSIPRDTYVDIEGHGKAKINAALSYGGLPLAVSTVSDFIGTDLDHVAIIDFEGFKALTDSLGGVTVNSEQAFEKNGYTFTKGENVLNGDEALTFVRERKQFQDGDFQRARNQQAFIRGLTNEMISADTLSNPKKIQDMVKNFAPYMYVDSGLDAKYISSTAFNMRDVRPGDIEFFTAPVAGVGTSPDGQSIVNVDEEELKKVQDAFKNDTVADYVQNAPEAHL; encoded by the coding sequence ATGACGGACAACACCACTTTCGACGATCTCTTCGACCACCAGAATGAGGAACAGCAGCGCCCACGCAAGAAGAAGCGCGTGTGGCGGAAGGTCCTCGTCGCCCTGCTGATCATCGTCATCCTCGGCGTGCTCGGCATCGGACTCTACGTCTGGAGCGTCGGCCGGTCGTTCGACAAGAACGCGAACCAGCTCAACGATGAGCAGGTCTTCGGCAAGGACAGCGCCGGCGGCAAGGAGGGCGACGGCACGAACATCCTGCTGCTGGGCTCGGATGAGCCGATGGACAATGTCGACGTCAACGATTCGCGCGGGCTGCGCTCGGACACGATCATGGTCATGCATCTGCCCGAGTCGGGCGGCAACGTCCAGATCATGTCGATCCCGCGTGACACCTACGTCGACATCGAGGGCCACGGCAAGGCGAAGATCAACGCGGCCCTGTCCTACGGCGGTCTGCCGCTGGCCGTGTCGACGGTCTCGGACTTCATCGGCACCGACCTCGATCACGTGGCGATCATCGATTTCGAGGGGTTCAAGGCTCTGACCGACAGCCTCGGCGGGGTGACGGTGAATTCCGAGCAGGCGTTCGAGAAGAACGGCTACACGTTCACCAAGGGCGAGAACGTCCTCAACGGCGATGAAGCGCTGACCTTCGTGCGCGAGCGCAAGCAGTTCCAGGACGGCGACTTCCAGCGTGCGCGCAATCAGCAGGCGTTCATCCGCGGGCTGACGAACGAGATGATCTCGGCCGATACTCTGTCGAACCCGAAGAAGATCCAGGACATGGTCAAGAACTTCGCGCCGTACATGTACGTCGACTCGGGCCTGGACGCGAAGTACATCTCCTCGACCGCGTTCAACATGCGTGATGTCCGCCCCGGTGACATCGAGTTCTTCACCGCCCCCGTGGCCGGCGTCGGCACCTCCCCGGACGGTCAGTCGATCGTCAACGTCGACGAGGAGGAGCTGAAGAAGGTCCAGGACGCGTTCAAGAACGACACCGTGGCCGACTACGTGCAGAACGCCCCGGAGGCCCACCTCTAG
- a CDS encoding helix-turn-helix transcriptional regulator codes for MEVQTSDLKQVRKAAGLTQAQLAQLTGVSRQTIIATERGDYAPSVYLALRISRALDSTVEEIFSLQEESP; via the coding sequence ATGGAAGTTCAGACCTCGGACCTCAAGCAGGTTCGCAAGGCTGCGGGGCTGACGCAGGCGCAGCTGGCACAGCTCACCGGGGTGTCGCGGCAGACGATCATCGCGACCGAGCGCGGCGACTACGCCCCCAGCGTGTATCTGGCGCTGCGCATCAGCCGAGCCTTGGATTCGACAGTCGAAGAGATCTTCTCGCTCCAGGAGGAATCGCCATGA
- the dld gene encoding D-lactate dehydrogenase, producing MPGKSRHQSPAVNAFIDIMGPRHVLTSARATAPFAKGNRFGGGNVLAVLRPGSLVDMWRALQVCVDNDLIVIPQSANTGLTGGSGPGAQDYDRPIVIISTLRINQIYLINDAREAICLAGSTLYELDEALAPFHREPHSVIGSSSIGASVIGGIANNSGGSQIRKGPAFTKHAIFARVNEEGRLELVNHLGVELGDDPAHILDKLQRGDWDPAGVTPAPEDTTETEYGEQVRRIVDSPARFNSNSDYLYEASGSAGKLMVFAVRTRTFPKEEGATTFYVGTNSPAELEDLRRAILTSEMPLPISGEYMGRPSFDLAEKYGKDTFVSIKHAGSREQIKLFALKNWANGVFAKLPFFGETVADTIAQNAFGLLPQQLPTRMLEYRDRFEHHLLLVVSAEEKARMGAFLDDFFAEEAHDGDYFVCSADEAQSAMLHRFGAASAATRYFNLNREDSSDMITFDVALRRDDEDWLEVLPDEIADQLHISSYYGHFFCHVFHQDHVAKKGVDTVALKKQMTELLEARGAAVPAEHNYGRLYPVPPEMEAHFKDLDPHNVFNAGVGETSAKKDWA from the coding sequence ATGCCCGGCAAGTCACGTCACCAGTCCCCGGCCGTCAACGCCTTCATCGACATCATGGGGCCGCGTCACGTCCTCACCTCCGCGCGGGCGACCGCACCGTTCGCCAAGGGCAACCGCTTCGGCGGAGGGAATGTGCTCGCCGTGCTGCGCCCGGGCAGCCTCGTCGACATGTGGCGGGCCCTGCAGGTCTGCGTCGACAACGACCTCATCGTCATCCCGCAGTCGGCCAACACCGGGCTGACCGGCGGCTCCGGACCCGGCGCGCAGGACTACGACCGCCCGATCGTCATCATCTCGACCCTGCGGATCAACCAGATCTACCTCATCAACGACGCCCGCGAAGCGATCTGCCTGGCCGGATCCACCCTGTACGAACTCGACGAGGCACTCGCCCCGTTCCACCGCGAACCGCACTCGGTCATCGGCTCATCGTCGATCGGCGCCTCCGTCATCGGCGGCATCGCCAACAACTCCGGCGGCTCCCAGATCCGCAAAGGCCCGGCATTCACGAAGCACGCAATCTTCGCCCGCGTCAACGAGGAGGGGCGACTCGAACTCGTCAACCACCTCGGCGTGGAGCTCGGTGACGACCCCGCCCACATCCTCGACAAACTCCAGCGCGGGGACTGGGACCCTGCCGGCGTCACCCCCGCACCGGAGGACACGACGGAGACCGAATACGGCGAGCAGGTCCGCAGGATCGTCGACTCACCGGCTCGATTCAATTCGAACTCCGACTACCTGTACGAGGCCTCCGGTTCCGCCGGAAAGCTCATGGTCTTCGCCGTGCGCACCCGCACCTTCCCGAAGGAAGAGGGAGCGACGACGTTCTACGTCGGTACGAACTCCCCAGCCGAACTCGAAGACCTGCGACGGGCGATACTGACCTCGGAGATGCCGCTGCCGATCTCGGGCGAATACATGGGCCGGCCCTCATTCGACCTCGCCGAGAAGTACGGCAAGGACACGTTCGTCTCGATCAAGCACGCCGGCAGCCGCGAGCAGATCAAGTTGTTCGCGCTGAAGAACTGGGCCAACGGCGTGTTCGCGAAGCTGCCGTTCTTCGGCGAGACCGTCGCCGACACGATCGCGCAGAACGCGTTCGGCCTGCTCCCGCAGCAGCTGCCCACGCGGATGCTCGAGTACCGCGACCGGTTCGAGCATCATCTTCTCCTCGTCGTCAGTGCCGAGGAGAAAGCGCGGATGGGTGCGTTCCTCGACGATTTCTTCGCCGAGGAGGCCCACGACGGTGACTATTTCGTGTGCAGTGCTGATGAGGCTCAGTCGGCGATGTTGCACCGCTTCGGCGCCGCGAGTGCTGCGACCCGGTACTTCAACCTCAACCGCGAGGACTCCTCGGACATGATCACCTTCGACGTGGCGCTGCGCCGCGATGACGAGGATTGGCTCGAGGTGCTGCCCGACGAGATCGCCGACCAGCTCCACATCAGCTCCTACTACGGGCACTTCTTCTGCCACGTCTTCCATCAGGACCATGTGGCGAAGAAGGGCGTCGACACGGTGGCGCTGAAGAAGCAGATGACCGAGCTGCTCGAAGCCCGCGGCGCCGCCGTTCCCGCCGAACACAATTACGGCAGGCTCTACCCCGTGCCACCGGAGATGGAAGCGCACTTCAAGGACCTCGACCCGCACAACGTCTTCAACGCCGGAGTCGGCGAGACGTCTGCGAAGAAGGACTGGGCCTGA
- a CDS encoding MFS transporter, whose product MFNNYREILSLPGALKFSLAGLVARMPIAVLGLGIVLFIQGVTGSYGMAGIVSAVYMIVQALAGPGIARLVDRLGQAKVMVPIVITHLIALAVLIVSVYEEWWTGFVFVFAGIGGATVGSVGSLVRSRWSHIVDTPKKLQTAFSWESVADELMFVSGPVLATVLATAVWPPAGIILSMITVGVGSLLLYIQKSTEPPPVERTTDAKGHVFSNPGIFAIIIVNIFLGVNFGAIDVIAVAFADELGVKSTAGVLLSCLALGSLISGALYGARNWNSAVHHRYGTAVAGLAVGACLMLLANSMVTYGIILILVGSAIAPSLIGANSVIEQLAPPRRLTEAFAWLGTSLGFGVAFGSAVAGNIIDAFDAKTAMLLPAGCAVLGAIIALSLLKLLNPSRSSHEARLAKDRRREKVVEG is encoded by the coding sequence GTGTTCAATAACTATCGGGAAATTCTGTCGCTTCCCGGTGCTCTCAAGTTCTCCTTGGCCGGTCTCGTCGCCCGGATGCCCATCGCGGTGCTGGGGCTGGGCATCGTCCTCTTCATCCAGGGCGTGACCGGGTCGTATGGCATGGCGGGCATCGTCTCCGCCGTGTACATGATCGTCCAGGCACTTGCCGGCCCCGGGATCGCTCGCCTCGTCGACCGCCTCGGCCAGGCGAAGGTCATGGTGCCCATCGTCATCACCCACCTCATCGCGTTGGCCGTGCTCATCGTCTCCGTGTACGAGGAATGGTGGACGGGATTCGTCTTCGTCTTCGCCGGCATCGGCGGCGCCACCGTCGGCTCCGTCGGTTCGCTGGTGCGCTCACGTTGGTCGCATATCGTCGACACCCCGAAGAAGCTGCAGACCGCGTTCTCGTGGGAATCGGTCGCCGATGAGCTGATGTTCGTCTCCGGGCCGGTGCTGGCCACGGTGCTCGCGACGGCCGTGTGGCCGCCGGCCGGAATCATCCTCTCGATGATCACCGTCGGCGTCGGCTCACTGCTGCTCTACATCCAGAAGTCGACCGAACCCCCGCCGGTGGAACGGACCACCGACGCGAAGGGCCACGTGTTCTCGAACCCGGGCATCTTTGCGATCATCATCGTCAACATCTTCCTCGGCGTGAACTTCGGTGCCATCGACGTCATCGCCGTCGCCTTCGCCGACGAACTCGGCGTGAAGTCCACGGCCGGTGTGCTGCTGTCGTGCCTGGCGCTGGGATCGCTCATCTCCGGCGCGCTGTACGGAGCGAGGAACTGGAATTCGGCAGTCCACCATCGCTACGGCACGGCCGTGGCCGGTCTGGCCGTGGGTGCCTGTCTGATGCTTCTGGCGAATTCGATGGTCACCTACGGCATCATCCTCATCCTCGTCGGATCGGCGATCGCACCGAGCCTCATCGGCGCGAACTCCGTCATCGAGCAGCTCGCTCCCCCGCGCAGGCTCACCGAGGCGTTCGCCTGGCTGGGCACCTCGCTGGGCTTCGGCGTCGCCTTCGGATCGGCCGTCGCCGGCAACATCATCGACGCCTTCGATGCGAAGACCGCGATGCTCCTGCCCGCCGGCTGCGCTGTGCTGGGGGCGATCATCGCGCTGTCGCTGCTCAAGCTGCTCAACCCTTCGCGCTCGAGTCACGAAGCTCGGCTGGCGAAGGACCGCCGGCGCGAAAAGGTTGTGGAGGGGTAA